A section of the Phacochoerus africanus isolate WHEZ1 chromosome 4, ROS_Pafr_v1, whole genome shotgun sequence genome encodes:
- the NPAS4 gene encoding neuronal PAS domain-containing protein 4 isoform X2 yields MLTHLEPTGQEILCSQPSVPHWRQDPGPALALALVLALPLSSWPCSRAVMLRTWPYWTSLKVAESGDIQAEMVVRLLAKPGGWAWIYCLLYSEGPEGPITANNYPISDSEAWSLRQQLNSEDTQAAYVLGTPTMLPSFPENILSQEQCSSPNPLFTMGPPRSTDFPRAPEPSAVSTSEELLRPTKDLGFGYLTFPSGPEPSLQADLSKDFVCTPPYTPHQPGGCAFLFSLHEPFQPHLPIPPSSLQEQLTPSTATFSDQLTPSSATFPDPLTSPLQGQLTETSARSYEDQLTPCTSTFPDQLLPSTATFPEPLGSPAREQSTPPSTAFQAHLNSPSQTFPEQLSPNPTKTYFAQEGCSFLYEKLPPSPSSPGNGDCTLLALAQLRGPLSVDVPLVPEGLLTPEASPVKQSFFHYSEKEQNEIDRLIQQISQLAQGMDRPFSAEAGTGGLESLGGLEPLDSNLSLSGAGPPVLSLELKPWKCQDLDFLADPDNIFLEETSVEDIFMDLSTPDPNGEWSSGDPEAAVPGGAPSPCNNLSPEDRSFLEDLATYETAFETGVSAFPYDGFTDELHQLQSQVQDSFHEDGSGGEPTFE; encoded by the exons ATGCTCACCCACCTGGAGCCTACTGGGCAGGAAATCCTGTGTTCACAGCCTTCTGTGCCCCACTGGAGACAAGACCCCGGcccggccctggccctggccctggtcctggccctgcctctctcTTCCTGGCCATGTTCCAGAGCCGTCATGCTAAGGACCTGGCCCTACTGGACATCTCTGAAAG tGGCTGAGAGTGGAGATATTCAGGCAGAGATGGTGGTGAGACTGCTGGCCAAGCCTGGAGGCTGGGCATGGATTTATTGTCTTTTATACTCAGAAGGTCCAGAGGGTCCCATTACTGCCAATAACTACCCAATCAG tGACTCGGAAGCCTGGAGCCTCCGCCAGCAGTTGAACTCTGAAGACACCCAGGCAGCCTATGTCCTGGGCACTCCAACCATGCTGCCCTCATTCCCTGAGAATATCCTCTCTCAGGAGCAGTGCTCCAGCCCTAATCCACTCTTCACTATGGGGCCTCCCAGAAGCACTGATTTCCCCCGTGCTCCGGAGCCCAGTGCTGTCTCAACATCAGAAGAGCTTCTCCGACCCACCAAAGACCTGGGCTTTGGTTACCTGACATTCCCATCTGGCCCTGAGCCTTCTCTTCAAGCAGACCTGAGCAAGGATTTTGTTTGCACGCCCCCGTACACACCCCACCAGCCGGGAGGCTGTGCCTTCCTCTTCAGCCTCCATGAGCCCTTCCAGCCCCACTTGCCTATTCCACCCAGCTCTCTTCAAGAACAGCTGACGCCAAGCACTGCGACCTTCTCTGATCAATTGACGCCCAGCAGTGCAACCTTTCCAGACCCACTGACTAGCCCACTACAAGGCCAGCTGACTGAAACCTCAGCCAGAAGCTACGAAGATCAGTTGACTCCCTGCACCTCCACCTTCCCAGACCAGCTGCTTCCCAGCACTGCCACCTTCCCAGAGCCTCTGGGCAGCCCTGCACGTGAGCAGTCAACTCCTCCCAGCACAGCATTCCAAGCACACCTGAACAGCCCCAGCCAAACTTTCCCAGAGCAGCTGAGCCCCAATCCCACCAAGACTTACTTCGCCCAGGAGGGATGCAGTTTTCTCTATGAGAAGTTGCCCCCAAGTCCTAGCAGCCCTGGTAATGGGGACTGCACACTCTTGGCCCTAGCCCAGCTCCGGGGCCCCCTCTCTGTGGATGTCCCCCTGGTGCCCGAAGGCCTGCTTACACCTGAGGCCTCTCCAGTCAAGCAGAGTTTCTTCCACTATTCTGAGAAGGAGCAGAATGAGATAGACCGTCTCATCCAGCAGATCAGCCAGTTGGCTCAGGGCATGGATAGGCCCTTCTCGGCTGAGGCTGGCACAGGTGGGCTGGAGTCACTTGGGGGCCTGGAGCCCCTGGACTCCAACCTTTCCCTGTCGGGGGCTGGACCCCCTGTGCTCAGCCTGGAACTGAAACCCTGGAAGTGCCAGGACCTGGATTTCCTGGCTGACCCGGATAACATATTCCTGGAAGAGACATCTGTAGAAGACATCTTCATGGATCTCTCTACTCCAGACCCCAATGGGGAATGGAGTTCAGGGGATCCTGAGGCAGCGGTCCCAGGAGGGGCCCCATCGCCTTGCAACAACCTGTCCCCAGAAGACCGCAGCTTCCTGGAGGACCTGGCCACATATGAAACCGCCTTTGAGACAGGTGTCTCAGCATTCCCCTATGATGGGTTTACTGATGAGTTGCATCAACTCCAGAGCCAAGTTCAAGACAGCTTCCATGAAG ATGGAAGTGGAGGGGAACCAACGTTTGAATAA
- the NPAS4 gene encoding neuronal PAS domain-containing protein 4 isoform X1, with protein sequence MYRSTKGASKARRDQINAEIRNLKELLPLAEADKVRLSYLHIMSLACIYTRKGVFFAGGTPLAGSTGLLSAQELEEIVAALPGFLLVFTAEGKLLYLSESVSEHLGHSMVDLVAQGDSIYDIIDPADHLTVRQQLSLPSSLDTDRLFRCRFNTSKSLRRQSAGNKLVLIRGRFHAHPPGAYWAGNPVFTAFCAPLETRPRPGPGPGPGPGPASLFLAMFQSRHAKDLALLDISESVLIYLGFERSELLCKSWYGLLHPEDLGHASAQHYRLLAESGDIQAEMVVRLLAKPGGWAWIYCLLYSEGPEGPITANNYPISDSEAWSLRQQLNSEDTQAAYVLGTPTMLPSFPENILSQEQCSSPNPLFTMGPPRSTDFPRAPEPSAVSTSEELLRPTKDLGFGYLTFPSGPEPSLQADLSKDFVCTPPYTPHQPGGCAFLFSLHEPFQPHLPIPPSSLQEQLTPSTATFSDQLTPSSATFPDPLTSPLQGQLTETSARSYEDQLTPCTSTFPDQLLPSTATFPEPLGSPAREQSTPPSTAFQAHLNSPSQTFPEQLSPNPTKTYFAQEGCSFLYEKLPPSPSSPGNGDCTLLALAQLRGPLSVDVPLVPEGLLTPEASPVKQSFFHYSEKEQNEIDRLIQQISQLAQGMDRPFSAEAGTGGLESLGGLEPLDSNLSLSGAGPPVLSLELKPWKCQDLDFLADPDNIFLEETSVEDIFMDLSTPDPNGEWSSGDPEAAVPGGAPSPCNNLSPEDRSFLEDLATYETAFETGVSAFPYDGFTDELHQLQSQVQDSFHEDGSGGEPTFE encoded by the exons ATGTACCGCTCCACCAAGGGCGCCTCCAAGGCGCGCCGCGACCAGATCAACGCTGAGATCCGGAATCTCAAGGAGCTGCTGCCTCTGGCCGAAGCAGACAAGGTCCGGCTGTCCTACCTGCACATTATGAGTCTTGCCTGCATCTACACTCGCAAGGGCGTCTTCTTCGCTGGAG GCACTCCTCTGGCGGGCTCCACAGGGCTTCTCTCAGCTCAAGAGCTTGAAGAGATAGTGGCAGCACTACCTGGCTTTCTGCTTGTGTTCACAGCGGAGGGGAAGCTGCTCTATCTGTCTGAGAGTGTGAGCGAGCATCTGGGCCACTCCATG GTGGATCTGGTTGCCCAGGGTGATAGTATCTACGACATCATTGATCCAGCTGACCACCTAACTGTGCGCCAGCAACTCAGCCTGCCTTCTTCCCTGGACACTG ATCGCCTCTTCCGCTGTCGCTTCAACACCTCCAAGTCACTTAGGCGCCAGAGTGCAGGCAACAAACTGGTGCTTATTCGAGGCCGATTCCATGCTCACCCACCTGGAGCCTACTGGGCAGGAAATCCTGTGTTCACAGCCTTCTGTGCCCCACTGGAGACAAGACCCCGGcccggccctggccctggccctggtcctggccctgcctctctcTTCCTGGCCATGTTCCAGAGCCGTCATGCTAAGGACCTGGCCCTACTGGACATCTCTGAAAG TGTCCTAATCTACCTGGGCTTTGAGCGCAGTGAACTGCTCTGTAAATCATGGTATGGACTGCTGCACCCTGAAGACCTGGGCCATGCTTCTGCTCAACACTACCGCCTGT tGGCTGAGAGTGGAGATATTCAGGCAGAGATGGTGGTGAGACTGCTGGCCAAGCCTGGAGGCTGGGCATGGATTTATTGTCTTTTATACTCAGAAGGTCCAGAGGGTCCCATTACTGCCAATAACTACCCAATCAG tGACTCGGAAGCCTGGAGCCTCCGCCAGCAGTTGAACTCTGAAGACACCCAGGCAGCCTATGTCCTGGGCACTCCAACCATGCTGCCCTCATTCCCTGAGAATATCCTCTCTCAGGAGCAGTGCTCCAGCCCTAATCCACTCTTCACTATGGGGCCTCCCAGAAGCACTGATTTCCCCCGTGCTCCGGAGCCCAGTGCTGTCTCAACATCAGAAGAGCTTCTCCGACCCACCAAAGACCTGGGCTTTGGTTACCTGACATTCCCATCTGGCCCTGAGCCTTCTCTTCAAGCAGACCTGAGCAAGGATTTTGTTTGCACGCCCCCGTACACACCCCACCAGCCGGGAGGCTGTGCCTTCCTCTTCAGCCTCCATGAGCCCTTCCAGCCCCACTTGCCTATTCCACCCAGCTCTCTTCAAGAACAGCTGACGCCAAGCACTGCGACCTTCTCTGATCAATTGACGCCCAGCAGTGCAACCTTTCCAGACCCACTGACTAGCCCACTACAAGGCCAGCTGACTGAAACCTCAGCCAGAAGCTACGAAGATCAGTTGACTCCCTGCACCTCCACCTTCCCAGACCAGCTGCTTCCCAGCACTGCCACCTTCCCAGAGCCTCTGGGCAGCCCTGCACGTGAGCAGTCAACTCCTCCCAGCACAGCATTCCAAGCACACCTGAACAGCCCCAGCCAAACTTTCCCAGAGCAGCTGAGCCCCAATCCCACCAAGACTTACTTCGCCCAGGAGGGATGCAGTTTTCTCTATGAGAAGTTGCCCCCAAGTCCTAGCAGCCCTGGTAATGGGGACTGCACACTCTTGGCCCTAGCCCAGCTCCGGGGCCCCCTCTCTGTGGATGTCCCCCTGGTGCCCGAAGGCCTGCTTACACCTGAGGCCTCTCCAGTCAAGCAGAGTTTCTTCCACTATTCTGAGAAGGAGCAGAATGAGATAGACCGTCTCATCCAGCAGATCAGCCAGTTGGCTCAGGGCATGGATAGGCCCTTCTCGGCTGAGGCTGGCACAGGTGGGCTGGAGTCACTTGGGGGCCTGGAGCCCCTGGACTCCAACCTTTCCCTGTCGGGGGCTGGACCCCCTGTGCTCAGCCTGGAACTGAAACCCTGGAAGTGCCAGGACCTGGATTTCCTGGCTGACCCGGATAACATATTCCTGGAAGAGACATCTGTAGAAGACATCTTCATGGATCTCTCTACTCCAGACCCCAATGGGGAATGGAGTTCAGGGGATCCTGAGGCAGCGGTCCCAGGAGGGGCCCCATCGCCTTGCAACAACCTGTCCCCAGAAGACCGCAGCTTCCTGGAGGACCTGGCCACATATGAAACCGCCTTTGAGACAGGTGTCTCAGCATTCCCCTATGATGGGTTTACTGATGAGTTGCATCAACTCCAGAGCCAAGTTCAAGACAGCTTCCATGAAG ATGGAAGTGGAGGGGAACCAACGTTTGAATAA